A part of Aegilops tauschii subsp. strangulata cultivar AL8/78 chromosome 2, Aet v6.0, whole genome shotgun sequence genomic DNA contains:
- the LOC109771932 gene encoding uncharacterized protein has product MSTDGSAQSPQWSDLADDLLGMVHLRLASPRDRLRLTAVCKAWRTAVSRLPAPPPTPLLLLMQCARLHKTKRLCGPDDCWVMRVPDKAEGKLFVGSHGGGWVAALDWSTLLIVNLFSGAEVVVSPVSSPNPIQTVEFKKVIFSEDPASSSCILAAINHRRSYIALCKVGGHESGWTVEEMHDKSIIDISFCNGELYGLMQPNELYGLMHPNEELIKFKINMKVDGTPVIASRHPLAVERRHGRERWAGHLIELHGKPSMAIHDWWLPNRRSFYKVFTLVDTDNDMAYK; this is encoded by the coding sequence ATGTCGACCGACGGAAGCGCCCAATCGCCGCAGTGGTCCGACCTCGCCGACGACCTCCTTGGCATGGTCCACCTCAGGCTTGCCTCTCCACGCGATCGTCTGCGCCTTACTGCCGTCTGCAAGGCGTGGCGCACTGCTGTGTCGCGCCTCCCGGCGCCGCCGCCCACCCCCCTGCTGCTCCTGATGCAGTGTGCCCGATTACACAAGACGAAGCGCCTGTGCGGCCCCGACGACTGCTGGGTCATGCGCGTTCCAGACAAGGCGGAAGGCAAGTTGTTCGTTGGATCACACGGCGGCGGCTGGGTTGCTGCGCTCGACTGGTCGACGCTCCTGATCGTAAACCTCTTCTCTGGTGCCGAGGTGGTGGTCTCTCCGGTAAGCTCGCCTAATCCTATCCAGACAGTCGAATTCAAGAAAGTCATCTTCTCTGAAGACCCCGCCTCCAGCAGTTGCATCCTTGCCGCCATCAATCATCGGCGGTCCTACATTGCACTGTGCAAAGTTGGTGGCCACGAGAGCGGATGGACCGTAGAAGAGATGCATGACAAGTCTATTATAGACATCTCATTTTGCAACGGCGAGCTCTATGGTCTTATGCAACCTAATGAGCTCTATGGTCTTATGCATCCTAATGAGGAGCTGATCAAGTTTAAAATCAACATGAAGGTAGACGGCACCCCGGTCATCGCATCTCGCCACCCGCTGGCCGTCGAAAGGCGCCACGGTCGCGAGAGATGGGCGGGCCATCTCATCGAGCTACACGGCAAGCCATCTATGGCGATACATGACTGGTGGTTGCCCAACCGAAGGTCTTTCTACAAGGTCTTCACACTTGTCGACACCGATAACGACATGGCTTACAAGTAA